The Agrobacterium larrymoorei genome includes the window AAACTTAGCGCCGTTTAAGCGAAGCACGACACAAGAGGCTGAATTTCAAAATGTGAAACTCTCCAGCGGGATCAATATTTACACCGCGACTTAATCGTGGAAGTTGTTTTGGTAGCCCCAACCAAAAAAAGGAAATGCCACAACCAGTAAACGAGTTGATGTCGCGAAAATTGAACAACGCCCTCTGCAGGCGATATGAATTAAATAATATAATTCAAATGTACTGAGTTAGAGGAATATTTTAGAGAGATTTAATTGTATAATTTTGAATTTCTTTATGGAACCTATATCAGACGTCGCATAAAGTCCACCCCAAGGTTGAAAAAATTAATTACACAATCATTTGATAGGATGGATTTTATCAACGGAATTCATAAATGCAGCCGCATTAAGTGACTAAGACCATGTAAAGTAATTCCTTACTGAGATTTAATAGCGTGAAATACTTTCAGAAAACATAGTAATGTGCACTCGACAACATGATGGCACAACCCGCATTAACGAACTGGTAACGATTCTAAAATACAACTTATACAAGATTACGTGAGGGTTTCGTGGAGAATCTCTCGAAACAATCTGTCTGGAGAGCATCTTATGACATCCATTTCAAATTCATTCACCAACGGCGCCGCAATGCAGCTCTTCATGAATTCGCGCAATGCTGCGAGTAACCAGGCTGCGGTGGATAGAATTATCGAACTCGTTCACGCGTCTTCCACGACAGATATCTATGCGCCATTCGACGGGGCGCAGATCGATACGCGGGATGACGATGAGAGCGATGATCCCAACCTCTCCATCGATGCCTTCAACGATGCCAGGATTTTCACCGGTGGCGGTAACGATAGTATCGGCGCATATGCACGGTCGGTCATCGATTCCGGAAGCGGAGACGATTATGTGACGACATATAGCAACGGCACCGTCGATTCAGGAGCGGGTGACGACTACGTCTACGGGTACTCCTACATGACCGTCAATGCCGGGGATGGCAATGACGAGGTTAGGACAAGCGGATATTCTTCGGTGGATGCCGGTAATGGCGATGATATCGTCGTGACATTGGGATATTCCAATGTCGATGGCGGTGCGGGCAATGATACACTGATTGCGGTCGATCGCACCGCCGATCATTCCGATCAGGCCGGGCATGCAGTTCTGAATGGTGGAGAGGGCGACGACGATATCCAGATCGGCCGCGATTCAGTGGCCAATGGCGGAACCGGCAATGACAAGATTACGCTTGTGCGCGCAGGCTCGACTGTCAAATTCGCCCGGGGCGACGGGCAGGATAAGGTTTTTGCCGCAGATGATTTTGCCATGGCGGTTTCCGGTTACAGCAAGAACGATGTCAGGGTAACAAAGCAGGACGGCAACATCGTCATTTCATTCGCTGGCTCTGAGGACAACATCACAGTCAACCTACCCGATGAAAAAGCTATTCAGCTTTCGTTTGCCGACGGAACGGAAATGACGATCAATGGCGCGGACGAAAGCATTAAGCCGACATTCAACATTAAATGGACTTCGCCTGAATGGTCATACAAAGAAGCTTATAAGGAATTTGAATATTCCACAACCGATGCACTCTATACTTCTTATGAAGAAAAGCTAGAGATCAACGCCAGGATGATGGCTTCGGTTTGAGGCGCAAATTATGACATCCATTTCAAATTCATTCACCAACGGCGGTCACGCCGGATAGTTTCGAAGATATCGTCGGCTATATCGTTCCAGAGCTTCAGAAGCGCGGCGTCTACCCAACCACCTACAAGCCCGGCACGTTACGCGAAAAGCTTTTCGGCAACGGCAACTATCTGCCTGAGACGCACCCCGCCCACCAATATAGGGATATCGAAGCAGTGAAGCGCGCCGCGGCGGCAACGAAGGTTGACTACAAGGCGGTCAACACGGCTTGAGGCTTGATTACGTTCGAGCGTTTTCTACTCGACCAATAACGCTCTAACCTACAACCAGCCTTGGAGATGCTTCCTGAATCCGGGTTGCTGGAATGCGAATAACGGCATCCCTGCCACTGTTCCCACCTGAAGACCGGAGTTGATCCAGCAGCAAGTATCCCTCCGGCCACCTTCCAAAGCCGCTGGCAATATTCAGGTGGCCGACATCTCCCAGATTGACCAGATCGCTGCCCCACAAGCGCGCAGTCTGCGTCACCTCATCGGCATCCATATAGGGATCGGTGGTGCTGCCGACGACGAGACTCGGGAAGGGAAGATGCAGCGTTGGAAAGCTGCCGAACCTGACGATACACGGATGCAGCAATTCCACTTTCTCAAGCGAGGCAGGCGCCACCATGAGCGCAGCCTTGATCTTTGCTGCAAGGGGTCGACGGGCCATATTTGCGATCAACACGCAGCCGAGACTATGCGCCACCACGTAAGCTTCTTCCACAGTGGCAAGAGCCGCTTCTAATCGAGACAGCCAGTCTGCCAGCACAGGGCACTGCCAGTCATCCTGATCGACCCGCTTTGCAGATGGATCATCCTTGAACCAATGGTCCTGCCAGTGACCGTTTGGTGAACCGTTGAGCCCCGGGACGATCAAGGTCGTACACATGCAAACTCCATCCATAAGCGCCTCCGGCACGCGCTGCGCACCGTTGACGACGGTTCTGGCGAAAAAGAATTATCCGTTGGATCCCGCTGCGACTTTCTGCGGTGCAAAGCCGGAATCGGTCTTTACGTTGCCGCCATGGCCACCGCCACCGAAGACCTGATGTTCACCAAAGGATGAACGGATCTGGCCTCTGGGACCCGGAAGGCCAATTGCAGGGAAGAGCAGTTCCGAAACGCGGTATGCCTCCTCCAGATGCGGGTAACCCGAGGCGATAACGGTATCGATTCCGAGTTCCTGATATTCACGCAGCCGCGCGGCGATGGTCTGCGGGGAGCCGACCAGCGCTGTGCCCGCGCCGGAACGCACAAGACCGATACCTGCCCACAGGTTGGGTGAAACCTCAAGCCTGTCGCGCCGCCCCTGGTGAAGGGCAACCATGCGCGCCTGGCCGACGGAGTCCGAATTCTTGGAAAAGACTTCCTGCGCAGCGGCAATAGTTTCGTCGGAGAGCTTGGAAATCAACCTGTCCGCAGCAGCCCAGGCCTCCTCATCCGTTTCGCGGACGATGAAGTGCAGCCTAATACCGAAGGTGACGTCTTTCCCCTGCGCTGCAGCAGCCTTGCGCACCTTTGCAATTTTTTCAGCGACCTGCTGCGGCGGCTCGCCCCAGGTAAGATACTTGTCCGTGATACCGGCGGAAAATTCGATTGCAGCATCTGAAGAACCGCCGAAATAGATTGGCGGGTGAGGTTGCTGCACTGGTGGCAACCCGAGGCGGGCATCGATTGCCTTGATGTAGCGGCCATCGAGATTGGCATGACCTGTGGCTATCAATGAATTGAAGACCTGAAAAAACTCGTCCGCGTGATCGTAGCGCTCATCATGGGGAAGGAATATGCCGTCCCCGGCCAGTTCCTGCGCGCTTCCGCCCACCACGATATTGAGAAGCAGGCGGCCATTGGTAACGCGGTCGAGCGTTGACGCCAGTCGCGCATAATAGGCTGGCGAAGCTGTGCCGGGGCGGATCGCGACGAGGAATTTCAATTTCTCCGTATGCGCCGCAAGATCAGCTGCAAGAATAAAGGACTCTTCGCAGGCAACACCCGTTGGGATCAAGACACCGGAATATCCAAGACGATCAACGGCCTTGGCGATTTCACGGAAATAACCGGGATCGGAAGGGCGGCTTAAATCATCGGAGCCGAGATAAGCGCCATCGCCGGAGGTTGGAATGAACCAGAGGAAGTCGAGAGGCTTATCGAGTGCCATAATCATTTCCTATATCGCGAGCCTGTTTTTCCCCCGCGATATTATTAAAGTCTACAAATTTGATAAGGAATAGCGTTCCAACGGCGCGCGCAGGAGGGAAAGAAACGTTCTTAAACCTCGGCAATGTTATTCAGCTGCTGCGGCAACCGTGTCCGTTCGTCCATCAAGCTGCCGCACCAGCAGGCGGATACGCTCAGCAACGAAAATCGCATGTTCAGTAACCTGCGGCAGGCCCATCAACTCACCGAATGTGCCGCGTGCCAAAGGCCCGGCAATGAAAAGCGACGGCGTGCTCTCCCCGGTTTTGGATATCGGATTTGATGAAGCATCCACTTCTATGCCGAGGCCGGTGGGACAGGATTGCAGCACCCCTGCCTCCTCCAACTCCACGAGAATCGGCTGGCTACGCAGAATTCCGCCATGGGCCGGGCCGGTGGTGACGACGATTGCATCCACATCGAGCGTTTCCAGTATCGCGCATCCTTTTGGGCGCAGCGCTACGCGATAACCGGTCTCACTCCGCGCGACCGAGGACAGAGAGGCAGCCAGAACACTCATCTGATCTCGCGAAATTGCTCGCTCCACCGCCGCCTCGACCTGAGGCGCGATGCGGAAACGATGTACGTCCCAGAAGGGACGTACATGCCGCGCAATACGCCTGAGCTCTGCGACCGGCAGGTTCTTCCATATGTCCTTGCCTTGCCCTCTCAGCGCATCCACGACGCTATGCCATGTCAGGCCTTGCGCATCCGCCTCTCGCAACAGGTGGCGAATATGATGAAGCAGTTTGCTTGAGGAGTTGAACGGTTGAGACGTAAAGTCACCAAATGGCTCCTGCCCTGCCGGACCGTGGCCGCGAGACCGAAGCCCCCGGCGCGAGACCGACGTGATACGGCCAAGATGACCACGCCTCGTCAGCGAAGCCACGACATCGGCAGAGGTCAAGCCGTTGCCAACGATGAGGACGCGATCATTGGCTCCTATCGCGTCGATTGCACCGCATGAGGTGACATCCTGAACGAGTTTTGAATCGTCTTTGAAAGGTTGAAGGGCCCGAGGCAAAGACGGCGGCGGATGGCTGACGGCAAGCACGACGATATCCGCAAAATGCCTTGCGCCGTCATATCCGATAATCTCGTAACGGTGCCCAACCCTGCTTATGGAAGCCGCTTTCGTTTGCCAATGTTCGATGCGGCCGTCTGCCAGAAAGGGTTTTATTCTGGCTGAAACATAGTCTCCGAAGACAGAGCGTTTCGGATAGGGCAAACCATCTTGACCCACAAGCTCAGCATCGTCATCCGCTGGAATGCTGCCAAGGTAAGCTTCGAAATCATCCGGTATATCCGGAAAAAGCGTCATTCTCCCAGCGGGTACATTGATCCGGTGTGCGGGGTCGGTAGCGCTGTAGGCAAGGCCCCGTCCCAATTCGTCTCTCGGCTCTACGACCACCACCGAAATATGTGACGGCGCTTCTTCGCCAGACAAAAGATGTACTGCGACGGCAGCACCTGTGAAGCCACCGCCAACGACCGCCACGGTCAAACGCGCCGATGACGTGGGAGCGAAAGAATTCATGACAGAGCACACATCACATGACTGGATAATAAGCCAGTCCCCAGAATGCGATATCCGCTTCACGCTCCCTGTCCCGCTCGGTGCCTTCCTCGTCATATTCGGCAGGCTTGGGTAAGGGTCCAGACGAAGCGAAATCGATCTCGTGCTTCTTGTTTTTGAACACGCTGAACGCATCGAACGAAAACAGATTAAAACCGGTTGGCATATCAAGTTCTCCTCTTGCCTGAATGCAGTGTCTCCAGAGAAGGCTATTGCGTCAATATTCTCTACAAGATTACTATTCTATCTTCACTTCGTTCCCGGCAAAGCTCTTCGCCGGAAAGCCTGTGATTTAGAAATGGCAACGAAATGACGTCAAAGCCACCTTGACCACCGTCACCTTAAGCGGCACTCACAACGGTCGGCTTGCGCGAACCGGCGCCGAGGGAGCGTTCCAACAACAGAGACAAATGACGCTTCAAGGACGTGACGGCTGCCGAATTGCGATCTCGTTTGCGAGGAAGATCGACGGTAACGGTTTCGAATATCCGGCCGGGTGATGGCTGCATGACGACGATCCTGTCGGCCAGAACGACAGCCTCTTCTATGTCGTGCGTGACGAGAAGCATGGTCGTCCGCTGCTCCAGCCAGAGGTCCGCTAGATGCTCCTGCAAATCGGTTCTCGTCATCGCGTCAAGCGCCGAGAATGGTTCGTCGAGCAGCAGCACTTCAGGCGCGACGACCAGCGCGCGCGCAAGTGCGACACGTTGCGCCTGTCCTCCTGAAAGCTCCCGAACCCACCTGTCTCCGTAGGTCGACAGGCCTATCCGGGATAAAGCCTTTGAGATGCGTTCGTCACGCTCTTGCTTCGGCAGATGCTTGAGACCGAAGCCGATATTGTCGGCAACATTCAACCACGGAAATAGTCTCGGCTCCTGAAAAACGAGAGTGACGCGCTCATCGGGCTCGATCAACGGCTTGTTCCGCAAAACGATCAGACCATCCGTTGCCCGCTCAAGGCCGGCCACGAGGCGCAACAAGGTGCTTTTGCCACAGCCAGAGCCGCCTATGATGGCCACGACCTCTCCATGGTCAACCTCGAGATTGAAGTCGCTTATCGCATTCGTGCCGTTTGGAAAGGTCTTTGCCAGTTTGTCTATGGTAAGCATCTTACCCTTTCCGACCGTGATGATCGTGCCAGCGGACGAGAGGCGCGCTTGCCAGTATCAATAAAGTGTCGGTCAATTTGCCGACGATTGCGAAAATGAGGATCGCAGCAAGAATCTGATCTGGCTTGCCGAGTTGCTGCCCATCCACCAGCAGATAGCCGAGGCCTTTCGAGGCACCCATGAATTCTGCCGCCACCACGAACATCCAACCGAGCCCGAGACCGGCACGAAGCGCCAAGACGAATTCCGGCAGAATGGACGGAAGCAGGATACGCCTTACCAGTTCGAAACCAGAGAGCCGAAAGATGCGTCCAACCTCCACGACTTTCCTATCGACACCTCGAACCGCGCCATACACGCCAAGATAAACCGGAAAAAAGACCCCGACGGCAATGAGTGCGACTTTCGAAGCCTCAAAAATGCCGAACCACAAAATGAACAGCGGCACCCAGGCAATAGACGGAATGGCCCGAAGCGCCTGAAGTGTAGGATCGAGCAACCGGCTCAGCCCGTATGAATAGCCCGTGGCAGCTCCAAGCACCGTTCCAGCGACCGCTCCCGCCAGAAAGCCGACGACGACGCGCCACAGTGTAATGCCGATGTGACCAGCGAGTTCACCTGTCGCGGCAAGCTCCAGTATGGTTTCGAAGATGCGCGACGGCGGCGGCATCAACCGGCCTTCGACAAGCCCGAACCGAACGAGACCTTCCCAGACGATGAGAAGGCCGAACGGGAACACCAGCCCAAGGAGAGGATTGTCGAAAACCGGTAGGCGCAACGACCGCACCCGGTTTTCGCTTTTCACCCTGTCTCTTTGTGAGCTATCTGCCAAAGCCATAGGGCAGCCCCCTTATTGGCCCAATGTGGCGCCGAACGCCGGATCGATCAGATCATTCGTCACCTTCTTCACGTCGACATCTGCTTTGAGAACACCTGCCTGTTGCAGCGCGATACCGGCAGCTTCGATGGTTGCGCGCTGTTCGTCCCCGATCTTCGAATAGCTAAGGTCGGTCCGCTCAAGCTGCTTTGCGATAACGTTGTCCGGCAGTTTCGTAGCACTGACCAATGCAGCCTTCAGAACATCTGGTTCGGCGACTGCTTTTTTACGCGCCTTCTTATAGGTTGCGATTACGCGCGAGACGATCTCAGGATGCTCCTTGGCAAAGGCTTCGCGAACGTTGAGAACACCCCATGTGTTGTTCTCCGGTTTGCGATAAAACAGCACGTCACTATTTTCGACCTCAGCCGAAGCCATTATAGGATCGAGACCCGCCCAAGCATCGACATCGCCGCGCTGCAAGGCAAGCTTTCCGTCAGCATGCTGCAGGAGAACCAGTGAAACATCCTTTTCTGTGAGACCCGCATCCGCAAGTGCGCGAACGAGAAAGATATGCGGGTCCGTACCGCGCGTGACAGCAATGGATTTGCCTTTTAGATCTTCGACTTTGGCGATGCCCGTGTCTTTGCGCGTTACGAGAGCCGTCCACTCCGGTCGCGAATACACATAAACGGATTTGATCGGATTGCCGTTGACCCGCCCAATCAGCGCCGCCGCGCCAGCGGTTGAGCCGAAATCGAGGGATGACGCATTGAGAAACTCCAGCGCTTTGTTGGAGCCCGCAGACTGTACCCAGGTGACCTTGATGCCATCTTTCTCGAATTCCTTCTCCAGCAAGCCGTCGCTTTTCAGAACCAGACTGACGGGATTATAGGTAGCCCAATCGATGCGGATTTCGGAAAGCT containing:
- a CDS encoding alpha/beta hydrolase; its protein translation is MCTTLIVPGLNGSPNGHWQDHWFKDDPSAKRVDQDDWQCPVLADWLSRLEAALATVEEAYVVAHSLGCVLIANMARRPLAAKIKAALMVAPASLEKVELLHPCIVRFGSFPTLHLPFPSLVVGSTTDPYMDADEVTQTARLWGSDLVNLGDVGHLNIASGFGRWPEGYLLLDQLRSSGGNSGRDAVIRIPATRIQEASPRLVVG
- the ssuD gene encoding FMNH2-dependent alkanesulfonate monooxygenase; protein product: MALDKPLDFLWFIPTSGDGAYLGSDDLSRPSDPGYFREIAKAVDRLGYSGVLIPTGVACEESFILAADLAAHTEKLKFLVAIRPGTASPAYYARLASTLDRVTNGRLLLNIVVGGSAQELAGDGIFLPHDERYDHADEFFQVFNSLIATGHANLDGRYIKAIDARLGLPPVQQPHPPIYFGGSSDAAIEFSAGITDKYLTWGEPPQQVAEKIAKVRKAAAAQGKDVTFGIRLHFIVRETDEEAWAAADRLISKLSDETIAAAQEVFSKNSDSVGQARMVALHQGRRDRLEVSPNLWAGIGLVRSGAGTALVGSPQTIAARLREYQELGIDTVIASGYPHLEEAYRVSELLFPAIGLPGPRGQIRSSFGEHQVFGGGGHGGNVKTDSGFAPQKVAAGSNG
- a CDS encoding FAD/NAD(P)-binding protein, with protein sequence MNSFAPTSSARLTVAVVGGGFTGAAVAVHLLSGEEAPSHISVVVVEPRDELGRGLAYSATDPAHRINVPAGRMTLFPDIPDDFEAYLGSIPADDDAELVGQDGLPYPKRSVFGDYVSARIKPFLADGRIEHWQTKAASISRVGHRYEIIGYDGARHFADIVVLAVSHPPPSLPRALQPFKDDSKLVQDVTSCGAIDAIGANDRVLIVGNGLTSADVVASLTRRGHLGRITSVSRRGLRSRGHGPAGQEPFGDFTSQPFNSSSKLLHHIRHLLREADAQGLTWHSVVDALRGQGKDIWKNLPVAELRRIARHVRPFWDVHRFRIAPQVEAAVERAISRDQMSVLAASLSSVARSETGYRVALRPKGCAILETLDVDAIVVTTGPAHGGILRSQPILVELEEAGVLQSCPTGLGIEVDASSNPISKTGESTPSLFIAGPLARGTFGELMGLPQVTEHAIFVAERIRLLVRQLDGRTDTVAAAAE
- a CDS encoding ABC transporter ATP-binding protein, with amino-acid sequence MLTIDKLAKTFPNGTNAISDFNLEVDHGEVVAIIGGSGCGKSTLLRLVAGLERATDGLIVLRNKPLIEPDERVTLVFQEPRLFPWLNVADNIGFGLKHLPKQERDERISKALSRIGLSTYGDRWVRELSGGQAQRVALARALVVAPEVLLLDEPFSALDAMTRTDLQEHLADLWLEQRTTMLLVTHDIEEAVVLADRIVVMQPSPGRIFETVTVDLPRKRDRNSAAVTSLKRHLSLLLERSLGAGSRKPTVVSAA
- a CDS encoding ABC transporter permease; this encodes MALADSSQRDRVKSENRVRSLRLPVFDNPLLGLVFPFGLLIVWEGLVRFGLVEGRLMPPPSRIFETILELAATGELAGHIGITLWRVVVGFLAGAVAGTVLGAATGYSYGLSRLLDPTLQALRAIPSIAWVPLFILWFGIFEASKVALIAVGVFFPVYLGVYGAVRGVDRKVVEVGRIFRLSGFELVRRILLPSILPEFVLALRAGLGLGWMFVVAAEFMGASKGLGYLLVDGQQLGKPDQILAAILIFAIVGKLTDTLLILASAPLVRWHDHHGRKG
- a CDS encoding aliphatic sulfonate ABC transporter substrate-binding protein produces the protein MKFVLGLALGLAASAVAFGQAAAAELSEIRIDWATYNPVSLVLKSDGLLEKEFEKDGIKVTWVQSAGSNKALEFLNASSLDFGSTAGAAALIGRVNGNPIKSVYVYSRPEWTALVTRKDTGIAKVEDLKGKSIAVTRGTDPHIFLVRALADAGLTEKDVSLVLLQHADGKLALQRGDVDAWAGLDPIMASAEVENSDVLFYRKPENNTWGVLNVREAFAKEHPEIVSRVIATYKKARKKAVAEPDVLKAALVSATKLPDNVIAKQLERTDLSYSKIGDEQRATIEAAGIALQQAGVLKADVDVKKVTNDLIDPAFGATLGQ